A region of Myxococcus stipitatus DSM 14675 DNA encodes the following proteins:
- a CDS encoding FAD-binding oxidoreductase, whose protein sequence is MSEVSARPARVDPERVARVGEALAHVLSPGQWRQDTETLAAYGRDESDSGVFPPDAVVFPESTAQVSAIFKACVAHGVPFTPCGARSGKSGGSLPLDGGVAVSLERMNRIRSISVEDLTAVLEPGVVTGDLMKAVEAQGLFYPPDPNSWEFCTMGGNVAENAGGPRALKYGVTRDYVIGLEWVLPDGEVVRVGRRTIKGVAGYDLVGLFVGSEGTLGVATEITVQLIPLPRKVLTALVVFPSVLDAARAVSAVLAAGILPRCLELIDDVALRAVDGRGFSFPSGAGSALIVEVDGTSEESLLEELSRVGDICAQQGAAQTLVARDESQREKLWAVRRVISPALRALKPHKISEDIVVPRSRIPEIIERLKAMGAELGLTVATYGHAGDGNLHANILYEGPHQRPLVDEALRRMLVMTVDLGGTITGEHGVGLAKREFLALEQAPALIELQRRLQSFFDPSGLLNPRKIFPALVRSH, encoded by the coding sequence ATGAGTGAAGTCTCCGCGCGGCCCGCTCGTGTGGACCCGGAGCGGGTGGCGCGGGTGGGTGAGGCCCTGGCACACGTCCTCTCCCCAGGGCAGTGGCGGCAGGACACGGAGACGCTCGCCGCCTATGGCCGCGACGAGTCCGACAGCGGTGTCTTCCCTCCGGACGCGGTGGTGTTCCCGGAGAGCACGGCGCAGGTGTCCGCCATCTTCAAGGCCTGCGTGGCGCACGGCGTGCCCTTCACGCCCTGCGGTGCGCGCAGCGGGAAGAGCGGCGGCTCGTTGCCCCTGGATGGGGGCGTGGCGGTGAGCCTGGAGCGCATGAACCGCATCCGCTCCATCTCCGTCGAGGACCTCACCGCGGTGCTGGAGCCCGGCGTGGTGACGGGCGACTTGATGAAGGCGGTGGAGGCCCAGGGCCTCTTCTATCCACCGGATCCGAACTCGTGGGAGTTCTGCACGATGGGCGGCAACGTCGCGGAGAACGCGGGCGGGCCTCGCGCGCTCAAGTATGGCGTCACGCGCGACTACGTCATCGGCCTGGAGTGGGTGCTCCCGGATGGCGAGGTCGTCCGCGTCGGTCGGCGGACCATCAAGGGCGTGGCGGGCTACGACCTGGTGGGCCTCTTCGTGGGCTCGGAGGGCACCCTCGGCGTCGCGACGGAGATCACCGTGCAGCTCATTCCGTTGCCACGAAAAGTCCTCACGGCGCTCGTGGTCTTTCCGTCCGTGCTGGACGCGGCGCGGGCCGTGTCGGCGGTGCTCGCGGCGGGAATCCTTCCGCGCTGCCTGGAGCTCATCGACGACGTGGCCCTGCGCGCGGTGGATGGGCGTGGCTTCTCGTTTCCATCAGGCGCTGGCTCCGCGCTCATCGTCGAGGTGGACGGTACGAGCGAGGAGTCGTTGCTGGAGGAACTGTCACGGGTCGGCGACATCTGCGCACAGCAAGGCGCGGCTCAGACGCTCGTCGCGCGGGACGAGTCCCAGCGGGAGAAGCTGTGGGCGGTCCGCCGCGTGATCTCCCCCGCGCTGCGCGCCCTCAAGCCTCACAAGATTTCGGAGGACATCGTTGTTCCCCGCTCGAGAATTCCCGAAATCATCGAGCGGCTGAAGGCGATGGGCGCGGAGCTGGGCCTCACCGTGGCCACGTATGGCCATGCGGGGGATGGAAATCTCCACGCCAACATTCTCTATGAGGGGCCGCATCAACGTCCCTTGGTCGACGAAGCCCTGCGCCGCATGTTGGTGATGACGGTGGACCTGGGCGGGACGATCACAGGCGAGCACGGTGTGGG